The following are from one region of the Rosettibacter firmus genome:
- a CDS encoding DHH family phosphoesterase, producing the protein MNNYNVLKEIILNNNSFILTTHVNPDADAIGSELALYLVLKQLNRKVHVINHSATPYNLEFLDEENVIQKFNFELHEKIFNETDVLIFVDLNRVNRVVKLEDCVKNFKGIKICIDHHQDPENFFDYIFGGTEYSATGEIIYDFIKETSIVNIDYKIAYQLYAAIMTDTGSFRYERTTPKLHKIVAELLETGVNPTEVYEKIYNQFNFERIKLLGKALNSIELDSSKKIAYMTITLQDQLFYNTTEDDIDGFVSYCLSIKGVLIGILFYEMNDGVKISFRSKGDINVNKLAEEFGGGGHINASGSRLYNVQLNEIKDKVIAAAQNYIKE; encoded by the coding sequence ATGAATAATTACAATGTTCTTAAAGAAATAATTTTAAATAATAATTCTTTTATTTTAACAACTCACGTCAATCCAGATGCTGATGCAATCGGTTCTGAATTGGCTCTTTATTTAGTTCTAAAACAACTCAATAGAAAAGTACACGTAATAAATCATAGTGCCACTCCATATAATCTGGAATTTCTTGACGAAGAAAATGTAATACAAAAATTCAATTTTGAATTACACGAGAAAATTTTTAATGAAACTGATGTATTAATTTTTGTTGACTTAAACCGTGTAAATAGAGTTGTTAAACTGGAAGATTGTGTCAAAAACTTTAAAGGTATTAAAATTTGTATAGACCATCACCAGGATCCGGAAAATTTTTTCGATTATATTTTTGGCGGAACTGAATATTCTGCTACTGGTGAAATTATTTATGATTTTATAAAAGAAACATCAATTGTAAATATTGATTACAAAATTGCATATCAACTCTATGCAGCAATTATGACCGACACCGGTTCATTTCGTTATGAACGAACCACACCAAAATTGCATAAAATTGTTGCCGAACTTCTTGAAACAGGTGTAAATCCTACAGAAGTCTATGAAAAAATTTATAACCAGTTCAACTTTGAGAGAATTAAACTATTAGGGAAAGCATTAAATTCCATTGAGCTGGATTCTTCTAAAAAAATTGCTTATATGACAATTACTCTACAAGATCAATTATTTTATAATACAACTGAAGATGACATAGATGGATTTGTTTCTTATTGTCTTTCGATTAAAGGTGTATTAATTGGAATTTTATTTTATGAAATGAATGATGGAGTAAAGATTAGTTTTAGATCCAAAGGCGATATTAATGTAAATAAACTTGCAGAAGAATTTGGTGGTGGTGGTCATATTAATGCATCTGGTTCTCGACTCTATAATGTTCAACTGAATGAAATAAAAGATAAAGTTATTGCTGCTGCACAAAATTATATTAAGGAGTAA
- a CDS encoding leucyl aminopeptidase: MLFKLKFKSEGDYISFKENSSLIKFFVDSDQLKNQLDNFFESLGLKISELQKNNFLDKKNDVLTYYNNEGEPSIIFLKKVKLDKEFNCDFFRNYFAGLIPSLVNKKLKELHIVTPILEPFKNYFDSIDYLIQTILEGIALGNYTFDKYKSDKKNPEDLLVSIHFTDSAIVKRIIESSEKIMSAVYFARDLVNEPSAVLTPLEFARRTKLELQKYGLSVKIFDEKELKKRKMNAILTVGKGSKNKPCMIVIHYKPEIKTRRKIVLVGKGVTYDSGGLSIKPTGSMIDMKADMSGGALVVGVIKAAAQLKMPVELIGIIPAVENMPGGNSYKPGDVIISASGKSIEVKDTDAEGRIILADALYYASQQKPDEIIDFATLTGACAVALGEIAAGLFTSYDELAERLLKAGFKTYERLWRMPFWNDYKSMIKSEIADVANLGPRWGGAITAGKFLEHFVDEKIPWAHIDIAGPAIKHRANNYTHKYDTAFGVRLMIEYLRSL, translated from the coding sequence ATGCTTTTTAAACTAAAATTCAAATCAGAAGGCGATTACATAAGTTTCAAAGAAAATTCTTCTCTAATTAAATTTTTTGTAGATAGTGATCAACTAAAAAATCAGCTTGATAATTTTTTTGAATCGCTGGGACTTAAGATAAGTGAACTTCAAAAAAATAATTTCCTTGATAAAAAAAATGATGTACTGACATATTATAATAATGAAGGAGAACCTTCAATAATTTTTTTAAAGAAAGTAAAATTAGATAAAGAATTTAATTGTGATTTTTTTAGAAATTATTTTGCAGGACTGATTCCATCACTGGTAAATAAAAAACTAAAAGAACTTCATATAGTTACACCAATCCTTGAACCATTCAAAAATTATTTTGATAGTATAGATTATCTTATACAAACAATACTGGAAGGAATTGCTTTAGGGAATTATACATTTGATAAATATAAAAGTGATAAAAAAAATCCAGAAGACTTATTAGTTAGTATACATTTTACAGATTCAGCAATTGTTAAAAGAATAATTGAGAGTTCTGAAAAAATAATGTCTGCTGTTTATTTTGCTCGTGATTTAGTTAATGAACCTTCCGCAGTTTTAACTCCATTAGAATTTGCAAGAAGAACAAAATTGGAACTTCAGAAATATGGTTTAAGTGTGAAAATATTTGATGAGAAAGAATTAAAGAAAAGAAAGATGAATGCAATTCTAACTGTAGGAAAAGGGAGTAAAAATAAGCCGTGTATGATTGTAATTCATTATAAACCTGAAATTAAAACCAGAAGAAAAATTGTACTTGTAGGAAAAGGTGTAACATACGATTCAGGTGGATTATCAATAAAACCAACGGGTAGTATGATTGATATGAAAGCAGATATGTCCGGTGGTGCTCTTGTGGTTGGTGTAATAAAAGCAGCAGCACAATTAAAAATGCCTGTTGAATTAATTGGTATAATCCCAGCAGTTGAAAATATGCCAGGAGGAAATTCTTATAAACCTGGTGATGTAATTATTTCAGCTTCGGGAAAAAGCATTGAAGTAAAAGATACAGATGCAGAAGGAAGAATTATTCTGGCAGATGCACTTTATTATGCATCTCAACAAAAACCTGATGAAATTATTGACTTTGCTACTTTAACCGGAGCTTGTGCTGTTGCACTTGGTGAAATAGCAGCTGGATTGTTTACTTCTTATGATGAACTTGCTGAAAGGTTACTAAAAGCTGGATTTAAAACATACGAAAGACTATGGCGTATGCCTTTCTGGAATGATTATAAATCAATGATAAAAAGTGAAATAGCAGATGTAGCTAATCTTGGTCCTCGCTGGGGTGGTGCAATTACAGCTGGAAAATTTTTAGAACATTTTGTAGATGAAAAAATTCCCTGGGCTCATATTGATATTGCAGGTCCTGCAATAAAACATAGAGCAAATAACTATACTCATAAATACGATACTGCTTTTGGTGTACGACTAATGATTGAATATTTAAGAAGCTTATAA
- a CDS encoding ABC transporter ATP-binding protein — translation MNNYIIEAKDIRKSFYKTKEKKLEILKGISLNIVEHKITLIVGASGAGKSTLLHILSGLDLPDSGEVKIKGIDIFKMSDDKLSSFRNKNIGFVFQFHHLLPEFDALENVAIPMMINGTTLKQANKRAEELLELVGLKDRMHHKPSELSGGEQQRVAIARALANNPSIIFADEPTGNLDSQNGEIIHNLFVELNKNLGLTFLIVTHNPQLIEFGDYVYEIKDGVITV, via the coding sequence ATGAATAATTACATCATCGAAGCAAAAGACATCAGAAAGTCATTTTATAAAACAAAAGAAAAAAAATTAGAGATACTTAAAGGAATTTCTTTAAACATTGTAGAACATAAAATCACTTTAATAGTTGGTGCTTCGGGAGCTGGTAAAAGTACTTTACTCCACATTTTAAGTGGACTTGATTTGCCAGATAGTGGCGAAGTTAAAATTAAAGGAATAGATATTTTTAAGATGAGTGACGATAAATTATCATCTTTTAGAAATAAAAATATTGGCTTTGTATTTCAGTTTCATCATCTATTACCAGAATTTGATGCTCTTGAAAATGTTGCAATTCCTATGATGATAAATGGAACAACATTAAAACAAGCAAATAAACGTGCAGAAGAACTTCTTGAATTAGTTGGACTTAAAGACAGAATGCATCATAAACCTTCTGAATTATCTGGTGGAGAACAACAGAGAGTTGCTATTGCAAGAGCTCTTGCAAATAATCCATCAATTATTTTTGCAGATGAACCAACAGGTAATCTTGATTCTCAAAATGGCGAAATAATTCACAACCTGTTTGTTGAATTAAATAAGAACTTAGGTTTAACATTTTTAATTGTTACACACAATCCACAACTTATAGAATTTGGAGATTATGTTTATGAAATAAAAGATGGCGTTATTACTGTGTAA
- a CDS encoding mechanosensitive ion channel family protein, translating into MKSKNIQLIVLAIIFCLTGTLIITDTFLVTKSDYKIYPVDYVFMVVINILFWYSFAYLFNYAINYFIWGKIFKITVGKINLEWIKEIVSSLIYTVATAILIKNIFWIQLNLFWFIVYLLLFLVIIALRPKLLSVFPKEAFARVKPFNVGDWISIKNRDGNVLLLGKVQNISRGFVLMKNENNNLVFIPMSFFANSIIENYTSDNDYSKFSTKICIDHSVPVERVKRILLSALEQIFQEYKITDAPEPQVLINDVNENGIVYELIYWIKQWTEVNPKEFNDVILNTSLKNLYYAGIYPAYRKSDIYIGNYQYKYYNVNSVEDRKKILKNIDLFSLLKEDELNSIATNVYIRTFRKNDVIIEEGKEGDSMFILVEGLLNVFVKNNEGLDVYVGNISAGDFFGEMSLFTGEPRSATIRARTDCLIFEIDKEIISPIIHNRNQLVEEFGRVIAERQAINIDRIAASQIHEKSLIREIVDRIKRFFNL; encoded by the coding sequence ATGAAGAGTAAAAATATTCAATTAATTGTTTTAGCAATTATTTTTTGTTTAACAGGAACTTTAATAATTACTGATACTTTCCTTGTAACTAAAAGTGATTATAAAATTTATCCCGTTGATTATGTTTTCATGGTAGTTATAAATATTTTGTTCTGGTATTCTTTTGCTTATTTATTCAATTATGCTATTAACTATTTTATCTGGGGGAAAATATTTAAAATCACAGTCGGTAAAATTAATCTGGAGTGGATTAAAGAAATAGTCTCTTCGCTTATATATACTGTTGCAACTGCAATTTTAATAAAAAATATTTTCTGGATTCAATTAAATCTATTCTGGTTTATAGTCTATTTATTACTGTTTCTTGTAATCATTGCATTAAGACCTAAATTACTTTCTGTCTTTCCAAAAGAAGCATTTGCTCGTGTTAAACCTTTTAATGTCGGTGATTGGATTTCTATAAAAAATAGAGATGGTAATGTTTTGTTGCTTGGAAAAGTACAAAATATTTCTCGTGGCTTTGTATTGATGAAAAATGAAAATAATAATCTTGTCTTTATACCTATGAGTTTTTTTGCTAATTCAATTATAGAGAATTATACATCAGATAACGACTATTCAAAATTCAGCACTAAAATTTGCATTGATCACAGTGTTCCAGTCGAGAGAGTAAAAAGAATTTTGTTATCTGCACTTGAACAAATATTTCAGGAGTATAAAATTACAGATGCACCTGAACCGCAGGTATTGATAAACGATGTGAATGAAAACGGAATTGTTTATGAATTAATTTACTGGATAAAACAGTGGACAGAAGTAAATCCAAAAGAATTTAATGATGTGATATTAAATACTTCATTGAAAAATCTTTATTATGCTGGTATATATCCAGCATATAGAAAGAGTGATATTTATATCGGGAATTATCAATACAAATATTATAATGTAAATTCTGTTGAAGACCGTAAGAAAATACTTAAAAATATTGACTTATTTAGCTTGCTGAAAGAAGATGAACTAAATTCAATAGCAACGAATGTGTATATAAGAACATTTAGAAAAAATGATGTAATTATTGAAGAAGGTAAAGAAGGTGATTCGATGTTTATACTTGTTGAAGGTTTATTAAATGTTTTTGTTAAAAACAATGAAGGTCTTGATGTTTATGTTGGAAATATTTCTGCTGGAGATTTCTTTGGTGAGATGTCTTTATTTACAGGTGAACCACGTTCTGCAACAATTAGAGCCAGAACAGATTGTTTGATATTTGAGATTGATAAAGAAATTATTTCTCCCATCATTCATAATAGAAATCAACTTGTTGAAGAATTTGGAAGAGTAATTGCAGAACGTCAGGCAATTAATATAGACAGAATAGCTGCATCACAAATACATGAAAAGTCGTTAATAAGAGAAATTGTGGATAGAATTAAGAGATTCTTTAACCTTTAG
- a CDS encoding 2-oxoacid:ferredoxin oxidoreductase subunit beta, whose protein sequence is MENKIDEIKTQVKYTAKDFASDVDVKWCPGCGDYSILAQTQRTSPDFGELKENIVWISGIGCSSRFPYYMGTYGFHGIHGRAAAIATGVKLVNPKLQVWIATGDGDMLSIGGNHFIHACRKNINLKIVLFNNQIYGLTKGQYSPTSEKGKITKSSPYGTVEFPFNAIKLADAAGATFIARTIDRETKHMQEMLLRASKHVGLAFIEVYQNCVIFNDGAFSHLTDKETKADNLLVLEHGKPLVFGANKDKGIKLDGLNPVVINLNDGVHSINDCWVHDEFDANPTRGFILSRFTDIPGLPTPIGVFRQFNKPTFDGDYMKQIEEVKSKKGKGTYEKLMFNNNIWEVN, encoded by the coding sequence ATGGAAAATAAAATAGATGAAATAAAAACTCAGGTTAAGTATACTGCAAAAGATTTTGCATCGGATGTTGATGTAAAATGGTGTCCGGGTTGCGGTGATTATTCAATACTTGCCCAAACTCAAAGAACATCTCCGGATTTTGGAGAACTTAAAGAAAATATTGTTTGGATTTCAGGAATTGGTTGTTCAAGCCGATTTCCATATTATATGGGAACTTATGGTTTCCACGGAATTCATGGTAGAGCGGCGGCAATAGCAACTGGAGTAAAACTTGTAAATCCAAAATTACAGGTCTGGATTGCTACCGGCGATGGTGATATGTTGAGTATTGGTGGTAATCACTTTATTCATGCATGTAGAAAAAATATTAATCTGAAAATCGTATTATTTAATAATCAAATTTATGGTTTAACAAAAGGTCAATATTCTCCTACTTCAGAAAAAGGGAAAATTACAAAATCATCACCTTATGGAACAGTTGAGTTTCCTTTTAATGCAATAAAACTTGCTGATGCTGCAGGTGCAACTTTTATTGCACGAACTATTGACCGCGAAACCAAACATATGCAGGAAATGCTTTTAAGAGCTTCTAAACATGTTGGACTTGCATTTATAGAAGTATACCAAAACTGCGTGATTTTTAATGATGGAGCTTTCTCTCATCTTACAGATAAAGAAACTAAAGCCGATAATCTTCTCGTACTTGAACATGGTAAACCACTGGTATTTGGTGCTAATAAAGATAAAGGAATTAAACTCGATGGATTAAATCCTGTTGTAATTAACCTTAATGATGGAGTTCATTCAATTAATGATTGCTGGGTACATGATGAATTTGATGCTAATCCAACACGTGGTTTCATTCTTTCAAGATTTACAGATATTCCTGGTTTACCTACTCCTATTGGTGTTTTCCGTCAATTCAATAAACCTACATTCGATGGAGATTATATGAAGCAAATTGAAGAGGTGAAATCTAAAAAAGGCAAAGGTACGTATGAAAAATTGATGTTCAACAATAATATCTGGGAAGTAAATTAA
- a CDS encoding Ig-like domain-containing protein: protein MKFYTILFAFLFFSVINAQNNRIRYNNQDLFLSGTNLAWLSFARDIGTGSTDFNTFADIFLTIHENGGNVVRWWLHTDGTATPQFDNSGYVVGPGVTTISDLKKVLDLAWEREIGVILTLWSFDMLRSNKSATVLERNRKLLLDTNYTRSYINNSLIPMVDSLKGHPAIVAWEIFNEPEGMSNEYGWPEIQHVPMSAIQRFVNLCAGAIHRTDPAAKVTNGSWHIQVLTDITPPQLTKLSAEYAYMSDIDKKDMENRFYKKYGFYLTADQIIKHYEKVMSIQNYNYYTDERLIATGGDKDGKLDFYTFHYYDWAGKNYSPFHRPASIWALDKPLVVAEFHVKETFGVPKDYLYVTLYNYGYAGALAWSWTDNQVTNVNDILKNLKFMWDNYKNDVDIIGIGGDWPVVTLTNPANNSQFPEGASIQVEATAYDNDGSIALVEFFANDTLKIGEDSTEPYSITWSNVKSGIYKLTAVAIDNQGHKRTSNKVEITVGTPQFIRLEAEAASKQGNGITVIADKSASKGFCVDARTQTGTITWTLQNVPVAGKYEIRFGYKLAYDTPKGQYINVNGVRVAELMFDGPTNVWLEKELMVDLVQGKNTIQMELFWGWMQIDYLAVPSILVTSVETITGIPNSFSLSQNYPNPFNPSTVIDYQIPVQSKVDLKVYDILGREVAVLVDEIQNPGNYRVTFNASNLSSGVYYYRLKANNYSESKKMILLK from the coding sequence ATGAAGTTTTATACAATACTCTTTGCTTTTTTATTTTTTAGTGTTATAAATGCTCAGAATAACAGAATAAGATACAACAATCAGGATTTATTTCTAAGTGGAACCAATTTGGCATGGTTAAGTTTTGCTCGCGATATTGGTACTGGAAGTACTGACTTCAATACTTTTGCAGATATTTTTCTTACAATTCATGAAAATGGAGGTAATGTTGTTCGCTGGTGGCTTCATACCGATGGTACAGCAACTCCCCAATTTGATAATTCAGGTTATGTAGTTGGTCCTGGTGTAACTACAATATCGGATTTGAAAAAAGTACTTGACCTTGCGTGGGAAAGAGAAATTGGAGTCATTCTCACTCTGTGGTCTTTTGATATGCTTCGTTCCAATAAATCTGCAACAGTTTTAGAAAGAAATAGAAAATTATTACTTGATACAAATTATACTCGCTCGTACATTAATAATTCTTTAATACCAATGGTTGATTCTTTAAAAGGTCATCCAGCAATTGTTGCCTGGGAAATATTTAATGAACCTGAGGGGATGAGTAATGAATATGGCTGGCCAGAAATTCAACATGTACCAATGTCTGCAATTCAAAGATTTGTGAATTTATGTGCAGGTGCAATTCATCGAACAGATCCAGCAGCAAAAGTTACAAATGGCTCCTGGCATATACAAGTATTAACAGATATTACTCCACCGCAATTGACTAAGTTAAGTGCAGAATATGCTTATATGAGTGACATTGATAAGAAAGATATGGAAAATCGTTTTTATAAAAAATATGGTTTTTATTTGACAGCGGATCAAATTATAAAGCATTATGAGAAAGTAATGAGTATTCAAAATTATAACTATTATACTGATGAAAGATTAATTGCTACTGGGGGTGATAAAGATGGTAAACTGGATTTTTATACATTTCACTATTATGACTGGGCAGGAAAAAATTATTCACCATTTCATAGACCTGCAAGTATATGGGCTCTCGATAAACCTCTTGTAGTGGCTGAATTTCATGTTAAAGAAACTTTTGGCGTTCCTAAAGATTATCTCTATGTAACTCTTTATAATTATGGATATGCTGGTGCACTTGCATGGTCATGGACAGATAATCAAGTAACAAATGTAAATGATATTTTAAAGAATCTTAAATTTATGTGGGATAATTATAAAAATGATGTGGACATAATTGGTATTGGAGGAGATTGGCCAGTTGTTACTTTAACAAATCCAGCTAATAATTCACAATTTCCTGAAGGTGCATCAATTCAAGTTGAAGCCACTGCTTATGATAATGATGGTTCAATTGCACTTGTAGAATTTTTTGCGAACGATACACTTAAAATAGGTGAAGATTCAACCGAACCTTATTCTATTACATGGTCAAATGTAAAATCCGGAATTTATAAATTAACAGCAGTTGCTATAGATAATCAGGGCCATAAAAGAACATCTAACAAAGTTGAGATTACTGTAGGTACACCACAATTTATAAGATTAGAAGCAGAGGCAGCTTCAAAACAGGGAAATGGTATTACTGTTATTGCAGATAAAAGTGCCAGTAAAGGATTTTGCGTTGATGCAAGAACTCAAACCGGAACAATTACATGGACACTTCAAAATGTTCCAGTAGCAGGTAAATATGAAATTAGATTTGGATATAAACTTGCATACGATACACCAAAAGGGCAATATATAAATGTAAATGGTGTTAGAGTAGCTGAATTAATGTTTGATGGTCCTACAAATGTTTGGCTGGAAAAAGAATTAATGGTTGATCTTGTACAGGGAAAAAATACAATTCAGATGGAGCTCTTCTGGGGCTGGATGCAAATTGATTATTTAGCAGTACCAAGTATATTGGTAACCAGTGTAGAAACTATAACAGGTATTCCAAATTCTTTCTCTTTGAGTCAAAATTATCCCAATCCTTTTAATCCATCTACAGTTATAGATTATCAAATACCTGTTCAAAGCAAAGTTGATTTAAAGGTATATGATATTCTTGGAAGAGAAGTAGCAGTTCTTGTTGATGAAATTCAAAACCCAGGAAATTATAGAGTTACATTCAATGCAAGTAATCTATCAAGCGGAGTTTATTATTATAGATTGAAAGCAAATAATTATTCTGAATCAAAGAAAATGATTCTGTTGAAATAA
- a CDS encoding M14 family metallopeptidase gives MKKLILQAILIITSLCYAQHLKSPEEFLGFKVGEDYKIANYETIQSYFKHLAQFSNKIIYQEIGKTSLRRDMFMAVISSEENIKNVNKYRAIIKKLSDPRKINDEEAKLLAKEGKIIILVTCNIHSTEIASSQMSMELAYNLITSKSQPEIINALNNVIFILMPSINPDGTSMIVDWYYKNLNTEYDGAQMPWLYHVYSGHDNNRDWFMFNLPETRNVIKVAYHDWIPQIWLDEHQMGSNGARLFLVPYRDPINPNVNPLIWRWQSVIGSLTATYLEKLGFNGIISHALFEAWWEGPASDCGLWHNQIALLSEMASCNIASPIYIDPSEVKVTNEITTYDVRINYPNPWRGGWWRLRDIVNYELALTEALIKISSDYKEELLLNFYNMAKTAIEKGKTEKPFAYIIPREQNDPVTTSKMIEILQLGGVEVNFVDKEFRIDNVIYPANSYVIYLAQPNGRYVKDLFEEQNYPDLRKSKNENPIVPYDVAGWTLPYLMGVKFYQVDKPFEINSQIITEPLYQVGKINGKQGKYFIARAGLNVNSTLINRLHKNNIPVYWNVEKLLINGNTYNQGSVVVEISEKSKEIIEKAANNLHIQFDIVDNIAKEKLKEIKKVNVALYQPWTANMDEGWTRLLLENYEFNFVTIHNKDFKDKNLKQKYDVIIIPDMTGEVIKNGKPGGEAARFYRPKPPEYDSGIGKVGLENLKKFVENDGGYLITLGEACNFAIEDLQLRVTNVLKNLKSNEFFCPGSLLKIQVDNSNPIGFGLEEETVAYVSDNIAFNTTIPFGVYDRNIVVRFPDKDLLKSGFLLGEENLYKKAAIVDLKQKKGHVILMGIKVQNRHWTFGTFKLLFNAIHSAGLRS, from the coding sequence ATGAAAAAGCTAATTCTACAGGCAATACTTATTATTACTTCTCTTTGTTATGCACAACATTTGAAATCACCCGAAGAATTTCTTGGATTTAAAGTAGGTGAAGATTATAAAATTGCAAATTATGAAACAATTCAAAGTTACTTCAAACATCTTGCTCAATTTTCAAATAAAATAATTTATCAGGAAATCGGGAAAACTTCTCTTAGACGAGATATGTTTATGGCTGTAATAAGTTCAGAAGAAAATATTAAAAATGTAAATAAGTATAGAGCAATTATCAAAAAACTTTCTGACCCCAGAAAAATTAATGATGAAGAAGCTAAGTTACTTGCTAAAGAAGGAAAAATCATTATTCTGGTAACATGTAATATTCATTCTACAGAAATTGCATCTTCACAGATGTCAATGGAATTAGCATATAATCTAATTACTTCTAAATCGCAACCAGAAATTATTAATGCATTGAATAATGTGATTTTTATTTTAATGCCTTCAATAAATCCAGATGGTACATCAATGATTGTTGATTGGTATTACAAAAATTTGAATACCGAATACGATGGAGCACAAATGCCATGGTTGTATCATGTGTACTCGGGACACGATAATAATCGTGATTGGTTTATGTTTAATTTACCTGAAACAAGAAATGTAATTAAAGTAGCTTATCATGATTGGATTCCACAAATATGGCTCGATGAACATCAGATGGGAAGTAATGGTGCAAGATTATTTTTAGTACCATACAGAGATCCTATAAATCCAAATGTTAATCCATTAATCTGGAGATGGCAAAGTGTTATAGGAAGTCTAACAGCAACTTATCTTGAAAAACTTGGTTTTAATGGAATAATCAGTCATGCATTATTCGAAGCATGGTGGGAAGGTCCTGCAAGTGATTGTGGATTGTGGCATAATCAAATAGCATTGCTATCCGAAATGGCAAGTTGCAATATTGCAAGTCCAATTTATATTGACCCATCTGAAGTAAAAGTTACAAATGAAATAACTACTTACGATGTAAGAATAAATTACCCTAATCCATGGCGTGGTGGATGGTGGAGATTAAGAGATATTGTTAATTATGAATTAGCATTAACAGAAGCACTTATTAAAATATCTTCGGATTATAAAGAAGAATTGTTACTTAATTTTTATAATATGGCAAAAACAGCAATCGAGAAAGGGAAAACAGAAAAACCTTTTGCATATATAATCCCGCGTGAACAAAATGATCCTGTTACAACATCAAAAATGATAGAAATTCTTCAGCTCGGTGGCGTTGAAGTTAATTTTGTTGATAAAGAATTTCGTATCGATAATGTTATTTATCCTGCAAATAGTTATGTAATTTATTTAGCTCAACCAAATGGTAGATATGTTAAAGATTTATTTGAAGAACAAAATTATCCTGATCTAAGAAAATCAAAAAATGAAAATCCTATTGTACCTTATGATGTAGCTGGATGGACACTCCCTTATTTAATGGGAGTGAAATTCTATCAAGTAGATAAACCTTTTGAAATTAATTCTCAAATAATAACTGAACCATTATATCAAGTAGGAAAGATTAATGGAAAACAGGGGAAATATTTTATTGCAAGAGCTGGACTTAATGTAAATTCAACATTAATAAATCGACTGCATAAAAATAATATACCAGTTTACTGGAATGTTGAAAAATTATTAATAAATGGAAATACTTATAATCAAGGCTCTGTAGTTGTTGAGATATCTGAAAAGTCAAAAGAAATAATAGAAAAAGCTGCAAATAACTTACACATACAATTTGATATTGTAGATAATATTGCTAAAGAAAAATTAAAAGAGATTAAAAAAGTTAATGTTGCATTATATCAACCATGGACAGCAAATATGGACGAAGGCTGGACAAGATTATTACTCGAGAATTATGAATTCAATTTTGTTACAATTCATAATAAAGATTTTAAGGATAAGAATCTCAAACAGAAGTATGATGTAATTATTATTCCAGATATGACTGGAGAAGTAATAAAAAATGGAAAACCAGGTGGAGAAGCAGCAAGATTTTATAGACCCAAACCACCAGAATATGATAGTGGGATTGGGAAAGTTGGTCTGGAAAATTTAAAGAAATTTGTAGAAAATGATGGTGGCTATTTAATAACTCTGGGAGAAGCTTGCAATTTTGCAATCGAAGATTTGCAATTGCGTGTAACAAATGTACTTAAAAATCTTAAAAGTAATGAATTCTTTTGCCCTGGCTCATTATTGAAAATTCAAGTAGATAATTCAAATCCAATCGGTTTTGGTTTGGAAGAAGAAACTGTTGCATATGTTAGTGATAATATTGCATTTAATACAACAATACCATTTGGTGTTTATGATAGAAATATTGTTGTACGTTTTCCTGATAAAGATTTATTGAAATCTGGCTTTTTACTTGGTGAAGAAAATTTATATAAAAAAGCAGCAATTGTAGATTTAAAACAGAAGAAAGGTCATGTAATTTTAATGGGGATAAAAGTGCAGAATCGCCATTGGACTTTTGGTACATTTAAATTACTTTTTAATGCAATACACTCAGCAGGACTTCGATCATAA